The following proteins come from a genomic window of Coffea arabica cultivar ET-39 chromosome 11c, Coffea Arabica ET-39 HiFi, whole genome shotgun sequence:
- the LOC140016497 gene encoding uncharacterized protein, with protein MAEKLVLALMHAARKLRPYFQVHSIIVMTDQPLRQILTKPEISGRMTKWAVELAEHDIGYQPRTAIKAQALVDFLAEGASLSVAEPSSLSKEERPEEPWVLFVDGVSSKEGNGADLLLTSPTGEELTYVLRFDFPASNNEAEYEALLTGLRIAHQMGITAIKVRSDSQLVVHQVHGEYEAKEDIMKKYLAKVQEAITLFNVFEIERVPRSQNKRADALSKLAFSSFAYLNKEVLMEVVRQKSIDQVQVLAIDSPASWMTPLVDFLSRVSSSRTKPRLADYSSGLPGTPMLGGPSTGGRICPPG; from the coding sequence ATGGCAGAAAAATTGGTCCTTGCCCTGATGCATGCCGCCCGGAAACTCCGACCTTACTTTCAGGTCCATAGTATTATTGTCATGACTGATCAGCCGTTACGACAGATACTCACAAAGCCTGAGATCTCGGGCAGGATGACCAAGTGGGCCGTCGAACTGGCCGAGCACGACATCGGCTATCAGCCTCGCACCGCTATCAAAGCTCAGGCCCTAGTAGACTTCCTTGCTGAGGGAGCCAGTTTGTCCGTGGCTGAACCGAGCTCTTTGTCCAAGGAGGAACGGCCGGAAGAGCCGTGGGTACTATTCGTGGACGGAGTCTCGAGTAAGGAAGGGAACGGAGCCGACCTACTGCTCACCTCACCCACCGGGGAAGAGCTGACCTACGTGCTCAGATTTGACTTCCCGGCATCTAATAATGAGGCGGAATACGAAGCCCTATTGACTGGATTGCGGATAGCCCACCAGATGGGTATAACCGCGATCAAAGTCCGGAGTGACTCCCAGCTCGTAGTCCACCAAGTTCACGGAGAGTACGAGGCCAAGGAGGACATCATGAAAAAATACTTGGCTAAGGTACAGGAGGCAATCACCCTGTTTAATGTTTTTGAAATCGAGCGAGTGCCAAGATCACAGAACAAGCGCGCggacgctctgtcaaaactggcgtttTCCTCGTTTGCCTATCTGAACAAGGAGGTCTTGATGGAGGTAGTCAGGCAAAAAAGCATCGACCAGGTCCAAGTCTTGGCTatagacagcccggcctcttggatgactccCCTCGTGGACTTCCTCAGTCGGGTGTCCTCCTCGAGGACAAAACCGAGGCTTGCTGACTACAGCTCAGGGCTACCAGGTACGCCTATGCTGGGGGGACCCTCTACAGGAGGTCGTATTTGTCCCCCTGGCTAA